A stretch of Aphanothece sacrum FPU1 DNA encodes these proteins:
- a CDS encoding EamA family transporter codes for MTYQEFCLLLISVLTSAVGQFLLKLGATKLGKVNADNAISHILNIILTPELLAGLACYGLGAIAYILLLTRVNLSVAGPSAAIMYVFSVLIGYFFFKEVIPVYRAFGLGLIVCGVILVVWKA; via the coding sequence TTGACTTATCAAGAGTTTTGTCTGTTGTTAATTTCGGTCTTAACCAGTGCTGTGGGACAATTTTTGCTCAAGCTTGGGGCGACAAAATTGGGCAAGGTTAATGCTGATAATGCTATCAGTCATATTTTGAATATTATCTTAACCCCTGAATTATTAGCGGGTCTAGCTTGTTATGGCTTAGGTGCGATCGCCTATATTCTCTTATTAACTCGTGTTAATCTGAGTGTAGCTGGTCCTTCTGCAGCTATTATGTATGTTTTTTCCGTTTTAATTGGTTATTTTTTCTTTAAAGAAGTAATTCCCGTTTATCGCGCTTTTGGTTTAGGACTTATTGTTTGTGGCGTTATTTTAGTAGTTTGGAAAGCTTAG
- a CDS encoding WD40 repeat domain-containing protein, whose product MKNLTINLLHLSQKYSAVFAVTTFAVILGQQIISPRFASLSPSQDAVLIAKTVSTLKPIRTMNDNEGWIYAIAMSPDGQFLASGSYGETIQIWHLPSGTLRYTLKGHGDAVKSLAFSPDSHILVSGSWDNTVKVWDVQTGKMLHNLTEHTDDVEAVAISPNGKYILSGSLDQSLILWDLQTGKVLQRFSNEDWSRSVAFSTDSQKVISGNQQGTIRLWHISNGQEINTWKAHKAAVRSLAMSPDGKTLASGSVDRTVKLWDLTTGELKKTLKGHSRAVWSVAFSPDGQKLASGSYDTTVKVWRVVTGELLSNLMAHDKSVWSVVFSRDGQTLVSGSADETVKLWSVSKLIPTRLTARNF is encoded by the coding sequence ATGAAAAACTTAACTATTAATCTATTGCACTTGAGTCAGAAATACTCAGCCGTTTTTGCTGTGACGACTTTTGCTGTGATTCTTGGCCAACAGATTATTAGCCCTCGTTTTGCTTCTTTATCACCGTCTCAGGATGCAGTCTTAATTGCTAAGACTGTCAGTACTCTGAAACCAATAAGAACCATGAACGACAATGAGGGGTGGATTTATGCGATCGCCATGAGTCCAGATGGACAATTTTTAGCCAGTGGTAGTTATGGCGAAACCATTCAAATTTGGCATCTTCCTAGTGGAACTTTACGCTATACTTTAAAAGGACATGGAGATGCCGTAAAATCTTTGGCTTTTAGCCCTGATAGCCATATTCTAGTCAGTGGTAGTTGGGATAATACCGTCAAAGTCTGGGATGTACAGACAGGGAAAATGCTACATAATCTGACGGAACATACCGATGATGTAGAAGCAGTAGCTATTAGTCCCAACGGGAAATATATTCTCAGTGGTAGTCTTGATCAAAGTTTGATTTTGTGGGACTTACAGACAGGAAAAGTTCTCCAACGCTTCTCTAATGAAGATTGGTCGAGAAGTGTAGCTTTTAGTACGGATAGTCAGAAAGTTATCAGTGGAAATCAACAAGGGACAATTCGTTTGTGGCATATTAGTAATGGGCAAGAGATAAACACCTGGAAAGCTCATAAAGCAGCCGTGCGATCGCTGGCAATGAGTCCTGATGGTAAAACTTTAGCTAGTGGTAGTGTTGATAGAACAGTCAAATTATGGGACTTGACAACAGGGGAACTCAAAAAAACATTAAAAGGTCATTCTAGAGCCGTATGGTCGGTAGCTTTTAGTCCTGACGGGCAAAAGTTAGCCAGTGGTAGTTATGATACAACGGTGAAAGTATGGCGGGTTGTTACTGGAGAATTGTTGAGTAATTTAATGGCTCATGATAAGTCAGTCTGGTCAGTTGTTTTTAGTAGGGATGGCCAAACCTTAGTCAGTGGCAGTGCTGATGAAACAGTGAAGCTGTGGTCTGTGTCGAAGTTAATTCCTACTCGATTAACGGCCCGTAACTTTTAA
- a CDS encoding DUF3172 domain-containing protein, with the protein MTRRSPRSSQPRSNSGRYSSGEPSGPKFNYGTIALFGGIFILGIGVGIGVSSTASFDPQNVASREVIDKSAPNAELCVQFGASAIVTDMRVFITLNPFSVFVTQPAMQPGCVLRRSNINLLEQQRLVTSEQFRDCKNRMNTFGFTGALESKPTISCIYPNDAAGNLFLNPAGSVSPRTDNQDF; encoded by the coding sequence ATGACTCGACGCTCTCCTCGTTCTTCTCAACCTCGTTCTAATTCTGGGCGTTATTCTTCTGGCGAACCTTCTGGGCCTAAATTTAATTATGGCACTATTGCTTTATTCGGGGGAATTTTTATTTTAGGCATTGGGGTAGGGATTGGAGTGAGTTCTACTGCCAGTTTCGATCCTCAAAATGTTGCCTCACGGGAGGTTATTGATAAAAGTGCGCCTAATGCCGAATTGTGTGTTCAATTTGGTGCTAGTGCCATCGTCACTGATATGCGAGTCTTTATTACCTTAAATCCCTTTAGTGTTTTTGTCACCCAACCAGCTATGCAACCTGGCTGTGTTTTGCGTCGTAGTAATATTAATCTTTTGGAACAGCAAAGACTGGTTACATCTGAACAATTTAGAGATTGTAAAAATCGCATGAATACATTTGGTTTTACTGGCGCATTGGAGAGTAAACCGACAATTTCTTGTATTTATCCTAATGATGCGGCCGGAAACCTCTTTTTAAACCCCGCCGGATCAGTTAGTCCTCGGACGGATAACCAAGATTTTTAA
- a CDS encoding NifU family protein → MTQNIPSSDTIKTLEELVQQINKYEEIISQWDKNQQVVVEGLKQAVEALHKEALTRLIRSVKQESLSALRHAVEDEIVYGLLCYHELIKPPKPPLEQRIHQALESIRPGLKSHNGDVELVNIKLPDTVEVQLLGTCSNCPASTLTMKQGVEEAIKTYCPEITKVISINTKNNNKNQGNIESPFAASEDAGWIALANVDEIPNGGILPLEIEGLKLILVRNNEIIKGYRNSCMHLAMPLDTGDVEKGILTCLHHGFKYHLETGECLTAPEIFLESYPVKRVRERVLVKLE, encoded by the coding sequence ATGACCCAAAATATTCCATCTTCAGATACTATTAAAACCTTAGAAGAATTAGTTCAACAAATTAATAAATATGAAGAAATTATCAGTCAATGGGATAAAAATCAACAAGTAGTTGTAGAGGGATTAAAACAAGCCGTTGAAGCTTTACATAAAGAAGCATTAACCCGTCTTATTCGGAGTGTAAAACAAGAATCTTTATCCGCATTACGTCATGCTGTTGAAGATGAAATAGTATATGGATTATTATGTTATCATGAATTAATTAAACCCCCAAAACCTCCTTTAGAACAACGAATTCACCAAGCATTAGAAAGCATTAGACCAGGTTTAAAAAGCCATAATGGGGATGTAGAATTAGTGAATATTAAACTGCCTGATACAGTAGAAGTGCAATTACTAGGAACCTGTAGTAATTGTCCTGCTTCTACCTTAACCATGAAACAAGGAGTAGAAGAAGCAATTAAAACTTATTGTCCTGAAATAACCAAAGTTATCTCTATTAATACCAAAAATAATAATAAAAATCAAGGTAATATTGAGAGTCCTTTTGCTGCATCAGAAGATGCAGGTTGGATAGCCTTAGCCAATGTTGATGAGATTCCTAATGGGGGAATTTTGCCCTTAGAAATTGAAGGATTAAAGTTGATTTTAGTAAGAAATAATGAGATAATTAAAGGATATCGTAATAGTTGTATGCACTTAGCGATGCCCTTAGATACAGGAGACGTAGAAAAGGGAATTTTGACCTGTCTTCATCACGGGTTTAAGTATCATTTAGAAACGGGAGAATGTTTAACTGCACCAGAAATATTTCTAGAAAGTTATCCGGTTAAACGAGTGAGAGAAAGAGTATTAGTTAAGCTTGAATAG
- a CDS encoding hydrogenase small subunit, with amino-acid sequence MANVLWLQGGACSGNTISFLNAEEPTVVDLITDFGINILWHPSLGLELGDDLQQLLKDCVSGKIPVDILVFEGSVVNAPKGSGEWNRFAGRPMKDWLADLSKVAGFVVAVGDCATYGGIPAMEPNPSDSIGLQFLKRKEGGFLGTDYRSQAGLPVINIPGCPAHPDWISQILVAVATGRVGDITLDEFHRPQTFFRSFTQTGCTRNIHFAYKATTQDFGQRTGCLFYDMGCRGPMTHSSCNRILWNRVSSKTRAGMPCLGCTEPEFPFYDLKPGTVFKTQTVMGVPKDLPPGMNKKDYALMTVVAKDASPSWANEDFFTV; translated from the coding sequence ATGGCTAATGTTCTTTGGCTGCAAGGTGGAGCTTGTTCAGGCAACACCATCTCATTTCTTAATGCAGAAGAACCCACCGTTGTCGATTTAATTACAGACTTTGGGATTAATATTTTATGGCATCCTTCCCTTGGTTTGGAATTAGGAGATGACTTACAACAACTCTTAAAAGATTGTGTTAGTGGCAAAATTCCGGTAGATATTCTCGTTTTTGAGGGAAGTGTGGTTAATGCCCCCAAAGGAAGCGGAGAATGGAACCGTTTTGCTGGTCGTCCCATGAAAGATTGGTTAGCAGACCTATCTAAAGTCGCGGGGTTTGTGGTTGCGGTAGGAGACTGTGCCACGTATGGTGGTATTCCTGCGATGGAACCAAACCCTAGTGACTCCATTGGACTACAATTTCTCAAACGCAAAGAAGGGGGATTTTTGGGAACGGATTATCGTTCTCAAGCAGGTTTACCTGTGATTAATATCCCTGGTTGTCCTGCTCATCCTGACTGGATTAGTCAAATATTAGTGGCAGTTGCTACTGGAAGGGTAGGAGATATAACCTTAGACGAGTTTCATCGTCCGCAAACCTTCTTCCGCAGCTTTACCCAAACAGGTTGCACCCGCAATATTCACTTTGCTTATAAAGCAACCACCCAAGACTTTGGACAGCGTACCGGATGTCTCTTTTATGATATGGGCTGTCGTGGCCCCATGACTCATTCTTCCTGTAACCGTATTTTATGGAATAGGGTATCTTCTAAAACCCGTGCAGGAATGCCCTGTTTAGGGTGTACCGAACCAGAATTTCCATTTTATGATCTAAAACCAGGAACTGTTTTTAAAACCCAAACTGTCATGGGTGTTCCGAAAGATTTACCCCCAGGAATGAACAAAAAAGACTATGCTTTGATGACAGTTGTTGCTAAAGATGCCAGTCCATCTTGGGCCAACGAGGACTTTTTTACCGTGTAA